One Oncorhynchus keta strain PuntledgeMale-10-30-2019 chromosome 34, Oket_V2, whole genome shotgun sequence genomic window, ggactatgtacaaaaattGCTGTCATTTCTAAATGGTTTACTCGATATGGATGAAAATCCCCTGAAATTAAAACTGACATTCTGCACTTTAACATCCTAGTCATTATATAATTTCAATTTAAAAGTGCTGGAGTACATATCCAAAAGAACTAAACATGTGtctctgtcccaatacttttggagttCACTGTATGTGGTAACAGATAAATAAAAGTTGTTTTTTGTAACATGTAACAATCTATATGatctactgtaaatactgtatcATATTTAgctacaaatatacattttctatAACATAACCTAGAGACATTGGCAGTTAGAGCAATTAATGAAAGACAAAGTCAATCAATTAAAAGCAGATCGCAGACATCATACAGCAATCTCAATCCATTGAACAACACACCCCAACTTGGTCCCATTTCTAAAACACTTGCAACCAAATGAAAGAGTTTCTAAGGTGATTGTTGTTAGGTAATGTGTTGCAAGGATACTCCTCATGTAGATAAGGAAGAACATTACCATGAATGCAAAGTCAGATGTTTTGCCTTCTAAATAGCCATGTTGGATGGGTAGGCCTACAAGGAAAGCATTTACATCAGTTCACACTCAATTTACTACTTCTCAATAGCGTTACAACACTGCGTAAACTCAATTGTTCTGCCGTGAACTGGCCATTGAAAGTAAATTACAACACAATTTGACTTGAATGATTCTTCCGCAGCACCCATTCAAATGAGGCTCCAGACAGGCTCATACGAAGGTGGGATTGAGGTCTTCCTTGAAGTTGACCACAGGGTGTGTGGAGCGGCAGAGGCCAGCGACGCCACTGCACTCACTGTCCGAGGAGTATGAGGAGGAGCTGTCGCTGGAGGGGTGGGAGCCGTGTGGCAGGCAGGCATTGCAGTAGGGtcggtggtagtagcagtagtcagCCGAGCTGCTGGAGTCTGAGTCCCAGTAACCATAAGAGTCCCTGCCACGGTCTCGGTCTAGCCCTCCCTCACCGCCCCCCTCCCCGTTTGAAGGGCCTGAGTGGGTGTGTCCTGAGAAGGGGGTGATGGAGCATTTTCGAGGGGGTGGTAGCCGGTGATCCCACCTCGAGCCATGCCTCCCACACCTATTTGTTACTCTATGCCCTGCCTCTTCCCATCCCTCTGAATCACTGTCTTCAGGGCGGAGGGGACTGGTCTCTGTGCCAACAGGCTCAAGCTGGGGTTGTGTTTTTGAGGGGTGCTTATCAAGTTGTAAGGATCCagcatccctcctccttccccagcGAGGAGTCTCTGACCCTGGGTAGTAACAGGGCGGAGGCCCCCCTCTGGGTTGATGGAAAGGAGGTCTGCGTTTCCTCATCACGTAGGGGGAGATACTGGGGTAgcggaagaagagagggggatgatgGGTGCGAggggcatggagggagagaggagagcggacTGAGGGGTCGGTCGAGGAGGGAAGAGTGGGTCTCCTGATCCCCCTGCTGTGATTGGGTGAGCGGAGGGCCGTTTCCATGACAGGGACCACACTCAGTTCCTGGAGGATCTCCTGCAGATGCTCACTGCTCACAAACCCTGCCGGCCTGACGCTTGTAACCCTTGGCAACACGGGATGGCCATGGCAACCTGAGGGTTCTGACTTTCCCACCGGAAAGAGATGGGAAGAAGTAGTGACATAGTTTGACTGACAGGAGGGTATGGTTTTTGTCCCTGCCCTCgtccctggtgtcctgactcctgtcctggagaagacagagggcttaggggagactgggaggtTAGACCTcactcctccacactgctgctgGGACCCATTCCCCTCAACCTTACAccaccctgtctcagtctccatcCCTGCACCCTGGATGTCTTGACCAAATTCTACACTCCACTGTTTAACATTCACACCATCCCCGGGGGGAGGATAGAGGGCAGGTGGAGGAGTAGAGGGAGAATCAGAAGAAGGTGTATAGACAGCAGAAGTAGTGGGAGGAGCAGACAGAGGAGGTGCAgaaaagggaggagaagagaggggaggttcTGCTATGTCCCTGTGTGGCAGGGGAGTTGGAAGGCAGTCCGACTGCACAACTATGGTCTGGGTGAATGAGGAGTGGAGGTTGGTGGTGGAAGAATCAATTTCCTGGTCCTCGTGGGGGTGGCTACTGGACATGAGCCACAGTAGCTTGTCTTTGGCATTGTTCACCTGCTCCTGCAGACTGTCAATCACAGCATTTTTCTGCAAAATGACACCAACAAGCTTTAAAATCCCCTTCAATACAAAAAACATTATCAACAACAATCTGGGACCTAAAGAGTTGGGTGAAAGGTTAAAGATGCGTGTAGAGTTATAGGTTATATGGGAAGTTAGTGATGAATAAAAGAGTACTCAGAATACAAAGCAAATGAGTTTAGGTAGGTATGTATTCTAGTGTTGAGGAGTCACAGAGATTATGTTGAATACAGGACCATGTAGGGACCATTTTATTCAGTAAGGGGGAGATTCACCTCCTTCTATAACCATTAGAGGGCAAGTGAGGGATAAAATACTACATCGCCTACACACTGACTACCTCATTGAGGAGCCTCTTCATGGAGTTGTTCTCCCCCAGGAGGTAGTAGATCTCATCCTGGCTGTAGACAGACTGGACACTCTTACTGGGGCTGCTGAAGTACTTCGCCATTTGACTAGGGTTGTTGTGCTCCTCCTCAAACCGACGCCACTGGGTCAACTggaaagaggggagaaagagggagggaagaaagggaggccaaggtagagaaagagggggattaTGATGGATAGTCGGATAACTGTCAGACAAGTGTGCCACACCCTTGGAATCTCCAGGGGTGTGGCACTTCCTTTCCGTCCAGGATGCATTCCTGTATCATTGCATCAGCTGACCACCAGCTACTTATGGGGAGTCATTAATGTGTGGGGCAGGCTGCACCATGTTGACTCATGGAGATCcaatgtgtgtttgtatgagtcACACTCCA contains:
- the LOC118373966 gene encoding probable G-protein coupled receptor 156 gives rise to the protein MESEQNCSSYCDSRLCLIHPGVNTQKGLEILQRLCTLSTMEGELQRRSLSPVLCAVVWTMLSCGILLAFCFLLFTLRFKNNRIVKMSSPNLNVLTLCGSILTYSSGFLFAFEERTHLQGGGARAILQARIWTLCIGSTLVFVPILGKTWRLYRVFTQHVPDKRVIIRDIQLMGLVSLLILLDLLVLTAWSLTDPVKCARSIGAVVKVVERDMSYSLSQLDSCSSLYSDLWHILLAVMKGGLLLYGTYLAGLTSNVSLPPVNQSPTIMTAVSLVTLSTAVGVPVSRFLQAWPNVVYSMVAGAIFICTLATNCMLFVPQLTQWRRFEEEHNNPSQMAKYFSSPSKSVQSVYSQDEIYYLLGENNSMKRLLNEKNAVIDSLQEQVNNAKDKLLWLMSSSHPHEDQEIDSSTTNLHSSFTQTIVVQSDCLPTPLPHRDIAEPPLSSPPFSAPPLSAPPTTSAVYTPSSDSPSTPPPALYPPPGDGVNVKQWSVEFGQDIQGAGMETETGWCKVEGNGSQQQCGGVRSNLPVSPKPSVFSRTGVRTPGTRAGTKTIPSCQSNYVTTSSHLFPVGKSEPSGCHGHPVLPRVTSVRPAGFVSSEHLQEILQELSVVPVMETALRSPNHSRGIRRPTLPSSTDPSVRSPLSLHAPRTHHPPLFFRYPSISPYVMRKRRPPFHQPRGGPPPCYYPGSETPRWGRRRDAGSLQLDKHPSKTQPQLEPVGTETSPLRPEDSDSEGWEEAGHRVTNRCGRHGSRWDHRLPPPRKCSITPFSGHTHSGPSNGEGGGEGGLDRDRGRDSYGYWDSDSSSSADYCYYHRPYCNACLPHGSHPSSDSSSSYSSDSECSGVAGLCRSTHPVVNFKEDLNPTFV